A section of the Cydia amplana chromosome 15, ilCydAmpl1.1, whole genome shotgun sequence genome encodes:
- the LOC134654471 gene encoding uncharacterized protein LOC134654471 — MPSTLQCDNICRLLSFNCKSIKRSVDFIKACCETCDIIALQETWLLPHDLPYLGSIHEGFGHAGTSAVDTAAGILRGRPHGGVALLWRKDICQSVSIIECDSPRLVCIKVTTGGRQLLIMSVYMPVDISENLLEFTQCLGEICAIVETADVESVIILGDFNAHPSENFGKELLDFCLENGLTCADIVRLGLHSDSYTYLSEAHGSRRWLDHCLVSELVLKSIVDIKINNEVYWSDHFPMVLEININIVRCKVNLGNRPRNYVIWGERSSEQVGEYHDTCNNRLRDIDLPEELKKCCGRNCDNVGHHMIINHLYSRIVGILVEASVLSCKKSVKRKGGYITGWNKHVSAVHREARLKFLEWVASGKPRSGSIYQAFSYQFPMVQLTMIW, encoded by the exons ATGCCTAGTACACTGCAGTGTGATAATATATGTAGACTTTTGTCCTTCAATTGTAAGTCCATAAAAAGGTCTGTCGACTTTATTAAGGCGTGTTGTGAGACGTGTGATATAATCGCCTTGCAGGAGACGTGGCTCCTACCACACGACCTACCATACTTGGGGAGCATACATGAAGGATTTGGGCATGCAGGCACGTCGGCGGTGGACACTGCGGCGGGGATCCTGCGCGGGCGACCCCACGGCGGTGTCGCCCTCTTGTGGCGGAAGGATATTTGTCAATCGGTGTCGATAATCGAGTGTGATAGTCCGCGGTTAGTGTGTATTAAAGTGACCACCGGTGGTCGGCAGTTATTGATTATGAGTGTATATATGCCTGTAGACATAAGTGAGAACTTACTGGAATTTACACAATGTCTTGGAGAAATTTGTGCCATAGTGGAAACTGCTGACGTAGAATCTGTGATAATTTTGGGTGACTTTAATGCGCATCCTAGCGAGAACTTTGGTAAGGAACTTTTGGATTTTTGTTTAGAGAACGGTTTAACTTGTGCTGAtattgttaggttaggtttacaCTCTGATAGTTACACTTATCTTAGTGAGGCGCACGGATCGAGACGTTGGTTAGATCACTGTTTAGTATCAGAGTTAGTGCTAAAATCTATtgttgatattaaaataaataatgaggTATATTGGTCGGATCATTTTCCGATGGTGTTAGAAATTAACATAAACATTGTGAGATGTAAAGTAAATTTGGGTAATAGACCGCGAAATTATGTAATATGGGGTGAGAGGAGTTCAGAACAGGTAGGTGAGTATCATGACACCTGCAACAACAGGTTGCGTGATATTGACCTTCCTGAGGAGCTCAAAAAATGTTGTGGCAGGAACTGTGACAATGTGGGACATCATATGATTATAAACCATCTGTATAGTAGAATAGTAGGTATTTTAGTTGAGGCGTCTGTATTGAGCTGTAAAAAGTCTGTAAAGCGGAAAGGAGGATATATTACAGGATGGAACAAACATGTGAGTGCGGTGCATAGGGAGGCGAGACTGAAATTTCTGGAGTGGGTAGCTAGTGGTAAACCTAGGTCGGGAAGTATATaccag gcatttagttacCAATTTCCAATGGTCCAattgacaatgatttggtga
- the LOC134654473 gene encoding uncharacterized protein LOC134654473, which translates to MRSYITKDFAKKLNVVTIEDSHLTIFVFGTNTPQEVESPKVKIQMVTQTGEIVSINVNVIPVIARGVPYLGPDRKLWNPEYKLADDGSFGDRIDLLVGNDYYLSLLLPEIIELKEDLFMINTKFGWTFGGKPEIETDNNLEIITYCQTNLDIGRNKPDLPLEGVNLKELWDLETIGIVDSPKEGREEEALRHFNETTQFEHGRYQVSWPWVEYPPDFDPNFGLALGRLVSLINRLDVDTLTSYDELIKEQEKLGIIEVVLEEEVVSPSHPVHYLPHHCVKQKNKPPRIVYDASSKIKDNKSLNQCLYCGPLMLEELTGILLKFRSHNIGICADVEKAFLQIGLQVKDRDVTRFLWIKDLDKPIENNNLIHMRFCRVPFGVISSPFLLNATIKYHLSRSSLESIQRIAYDIYVDNMVTGTDTVEEAIDLYSATKQEFQRMSMNLRECSSNSRDFIEQVPDSCQDRIVKVLGLDWNLESDTLHLRLKEREYPSTKRGVLQCIASVYDPCGYAAPSTLSAKLLLQDLWKLKLKWDNPLTGDEAKRWIDIQKELKNLKDTCVPRCCVENLRQKSYSIHCFTDASTKAYAAVVYIVQGNQRNFVVGKSRLIPIKDQDDLKIPKLELIASLIGHRLIQYVKKSLQGEITEQILWTSDCNRLVLLR; encoded by the coding sequence ATGAGATCTTACATTACAAAGGACTTCGCAAAGAAACTCAACGTGGTAACCATAGAAGATAGTCATCTTACCATATTTGTTTTTGGTACCAATACACCTCAAGAAGTGGAAAGTCCCAAAGTCAAGATACAGATGGTGACACAAACCGGTGAAATTGTTTCAATTAATGTCAACGTCATCCCTGTGATTGCAAGAGGCGTTCCATACTTAGGACCTGACCGTAAATTATGGAATCCGGAATATAAGTTAGCTGATGATGGATCCTTCGGTGACCGGATAGACCTTTTAGTGGGTAACGACTACTATCTATCTCTGTTATTACCCGAGATAATAGAATTAAAGGAAGATCTTTTCATGATTAACACCAAGTTTGGATGGACTTTCGGTGGAAAACCAGAGATAGAAACAGATAATAACTTGGAAATCATCACCTATTGTCAGACTAACTTGGATATAGGAAGAAATAAACCTGATTTACCATTAGAAGGTGTAAACCTAAAGGAACTATGGGATCTTGAAACAATTGGCATCGTGGACTCTCCGAAAGAGGGCAGAGAGGAAGAAGCCTTGCGTCATTTCAACGAGACGACCCAGTTTGAACATGGCAGATACCAAGTCTCGTGGCCATGGGTAGAATACCCTCCAGACTTTGATCCTAACTTCGGTTTGGCACTAGGACGACTTGTCAGTTTAATTAATCGTCTAGATGTTGACACATTGACTTCGTACGACGAATTAATTAAGGAACAAGAGAAATTAGGCATAATAGAAGTCGTACTGGAGGAAGAGGTTGTTAGCCCTAGTCATCCCGTTCACTACCTACCACATCACTGTGTCAAACAGAAGAATAAGCCTCCGCGCATAGTATATGACGCGTCATCTAAAATCAAGGACAATAAGAGCTTAAACCAGTGTCTTTACTGTGGTCCCTTAATGCTGGAAGAGTTGACAGGAATATTGTTGAAGTTTAGATCACATAACATAGGTATTTGTGCAGATGTCGAGAAAGCATTTCTACAAATAGGTTTACAAGTTAAAGACCGTGACGTAACTAGATTCCTTTGGATCAAGGATCTAGATAAACCAAtagaaaataacaatttaatacATATGAGGTTCTGTAGAGTCCCATTTGGTGTGATCAGCAGTCCGTTCTTACTGAACGCCACAATTAAATACCATTTATCTAGATCTAGTTTAGAAAGTATACAACGTATTGCTTATGACATCTATGTAGATAATATGGTGACTGGAACAGATACTGTAGAAGAGGCTATAGACTTATATAGCGCAACAAAACAAGAGTTTCAACGAATGTCAATGAACTTGAGGGAGTGCAGCTCCAACTCACGTGACTTCATAGAACAGGTTCCAGACAGCTGTCAAGATAGAATAGTTAAGGTACTCGGACTGGACTGGAACTTAGAATCAGATACACTTCACTTGCGACTGAAGGAACGCGAGTATCCTAGCACAAAGAGAGGAGTTCTACAATGCATCGCGTCAGTGTACGACCCTTGTGGGTACGCAGCACCCTCTACACTATCAGCGAAGCTTCTTCTACAGGATTTGTggaaacttaaattaaaatggGATAACCCTTTAACTGGAGATGAAGCGAAGAGATGGATTGACATACAGAAAGAACTTAAGAACTTAAAGGACACCTGTGTTCCCCGGTGCTGTGTAGAGAACCTTCGGCAGAAGAGCTACTCCATCCATTGCTTCACAGATGCTTCGACTAAAGCATATGCAGCGGTTGTCTACATAGTGCAGGGCAACCAGAGAAACTTCGTAGTAGGAAAGTCAAGACTGATACCTATTAAGGATCAAGATGATTTGAAGATCCCGAAATTAGAGCTTATCGCATCTCTTATAGGTCATCGTTTAATCCAGTACGTTAAGAAGTCACTACAAGGCGAAATAACTGAACAAATCCTCTGGACGTCAGATTGTAATCGGTTGGTACTACTCAGATAA
- the LOC134654470 gene encoding uncharacterized protein LOC134654470, whose amino-acid sequence MGEGSVQNSSRFNLDEKESDSESCASEKSLSEVENGNELEISDYNLLSSNVHNLSLLVDEVKKYGILQSFNAYPFENKLFCIKKMVRQGNKALQQVARRINEMALVDIDREPNKSKNSYKVSNIKCKLVSVLLDTNLYFVPLLHTL is encoded by the exons ATGGGCGAGGGTTCTGTACAAAATAGTAGTAGATTTAATTTAGACGAAAAAGAATCAGACTCCGAAAGTTGTGCTAGTGAAAAATCATTGAGCGAGGTTGAAAACGGTAATGAATTAGAAATTTCAGATTATAATTT ACTATCTAGTAATGTGCACAATCTCTCGCTCTTGGTTGACGAGGTGAAAAAATATGGAATCCTTCAAAGCTTTAACGCGTACCCCTTTGAAAATAAACTTTTCTGCATAAAAAAAATGGTCAGACAAGGAAACAAAGCACTTCAACAAGTAGCTAGAAGAATAAATGAAATGGCTTTAGTGGATATTGACAG GGAACCTAATAAGTCTAAAAATAGTTATAAAGTTTCAAACATTAAGTGTAAGCTCGTCAGCGTTTTGTTAGacacaaatttatattttgtgcCATTACTACATACTTTATAA
- the LOC134654472 gene encoding uncharacterized protein LOC134654472, translated as MPMGCYVDGVSVNNISYADDMVLLSPSVSALRKMLSGCEAYAKTHGLVYNSKKSEVLVFRSKKMNPEHLPAITLNGNDLQRVSQFKYLGHYVTDDLKDDLDLERERRALAVRSNMLARRFARCSKQVKITLFKAFCQVFYTGSLCVNYTLKAYNALRIQYNDAFRVLLRLPRFCSASGMFAEARTDDFYAIRRKRVASLLNRIRRSDNRILKVIADRPDSSILCTWVKVIN; from the coding sequence ATGCCAATGGGGTGTTATGTCGACGGCGTTAGTGTGAACAACATAAGCTACGCCGACGATATGGTGCTGCTGTCCCCCTCTGTCAGTGCACTCAGGAAAATGCTGAGTGGCTGTGAAGCCTACGCGAAAACTCACGGTCTTGTATACAACTCCAAAAAGAGCGAAGTCTTAGTCTTCAGGTCAAAGAAAATGAACCCTGAGCATTTGCCTGCTATAACTTTGAATGGTAATGACTTACAGAGGGTGTCACAGTTTAAATACCTCGGGCACTATGTGACTGATGACCTCAAGGACGATCTCGATTTGGAGAGGGAACGAAGGGCATTAGCGGTCAGAAGCAATATGTTGGCTCGTAGGTTTGCCCGTTGCTCAAAACAAGTTAAAATCACCCTTTTTAAGGCGTTCTGCCAAGTATTTTACACGGGTAGCCTATGTGTCAACTATACGCTGAAAGCCTATAATGCCCTTCGTATCCAGTATAATGATGCCTTCAGAGTCCTGTTGAGGTTGCCACGGTTCTGTAGCGCGTCAGGAATGTTTGCCGAGGCGCGTACCGACGACTTTTATGCGATCAGGCGAAAGCGGGTCGCATCTCTTCTAAACCGCATCCGGCGCAGCGACAACAGGATACTGAAGGTAATCGCTGACAGACCAGATAGTTCCATCCTGTGCACTTGGGTCAAAGTTATTAATTGA